Below is a window of Senegalia massiliensis DNA.
AAAACATGGCAATGGAGCTCAAAGGAAAAAATCATGATGAATAAAATTAAAATACCAGGACTATTTGTCCTGGTATTTTTTATGTCAATTGATTTTATTTTTTATTTTATGATATAGATATATAATTTCGTCTAGTTCTTGACTTATATCTATTATTTCTTTTGTAATTATAAAATCATTCTTATGTAGCAGTTTATGCATTTGTTTTTTTAATGCTGTCATTTTCTCTTCAACATCTTCTACTTTCCCCATAAAACCACACTCTCATTTTTTTTATTTTCCCCACTTTTCTTATTATAATATAAAATCTAATTATAAACAATATAAATCTAATTATTAAATATTATTACTTATTTGTCATAAAAAGTCTGTAATTGTCATACGATTTATAAAGGAATTTTTTATACTTTGTAGAATAATTAATTTAAACATAGTAATAATCTTACCAGGAGGTTTTAATATGGAGGGTGCCATAAATGACTTAGTAGAATTATCAAAAGATTTCATTAAATTTGCAGAAAAACTTTATAAAGATGAAAAGATAGACAAAGAAACTTATATAGAAATTACAAAGAGAAAGAAAGGTTTTTTAAGGTTTATTGAAAAAGACAAAATACATAAGTGATATAATGAGCAATTATTTTAAGGCTAGGAAAAAATCTCTAGCCTTATTTTTTATATTTAAAATATTAATCAATAATAGTGTTATTAACTGTATGTTAGACGTTCATATTTCTATTTAAGATTTATAGTATTTTCATTTTTAAAATACCAATTTATAAATTTTTTAAAACAAGATTGCTCTTTTTTACTCAAATATTTTTCTCTCTCATTATCATCTAATTCAGCTATTGTTTTTCCAATTTCTGCAACTTCAAAAATGTAACTTAGTTTTGACCAATTTTTTTCATTCTCTAATCCTCTTATTTCATTTGATAATAAACCATTTGTTTCTGCTTCAAAAAATTTCATATTATGCCCATCGTAGTAAACTAAGCATTCTTTGAACTTACAATGTCTATTTTCTTTTCCTTCCATTAATTTCAGAATACCTTCAATACCTATAGTCTCTAATGCGTAATTTACATATGATCTAGGAAATCCTTTTAATTCTTCAATGAAAAATCCAGAATCCATAGAAATACATGGCTTTCTCACTATTTTATAAGCCTGAATTGCTTTTATTTTTGATATTTCTTTAATATTATCATTTCTAGGCTCTATTAATTCGGCTTTATATTGTATAATTTCGACGTCTTTGAGATCTCTTTGAGCTGATTTAACTTTTCCCGCATTAGATGTTACGAAAATAATTTGCTTTTTATTCATTTTATCCCTCTTTTCAAGCATTCTAAAAAATATGATTTCTAAGAATTTACTTTCAAAACAGTTCTATAGACATCTTATCATATCTAAATAGGGTGTATATAATACTGTGTTATAAGTAGTCAAAGTTCCATTGAGTTTTTTCTTAGTAAAGCACCTTACTTTACGTATATTCTCACTTATATATTATAAAGCAAATTAAAGTAGTTAATTAAGTATCTTAAGCAAAATATCTTGTTTATTTTTAACTCCTTGAATTAAATGTGCTACAGATGGATTGCCATTTAAAGACCAATAGTTGTACCAATTTTCATCACTAAACAAATATCTTAATGAAAAAACTATAATATTATTTTTATCATAGTTAGACAATTTAATTTTTCGCTCATATCCTTTAATAAGACATTCAAGTTTATCTAAATAATCCTGTGCTCCTATATTTTCATTCCAAAATTCTAAAACTATAACGCCCAAATCGCTAATTAATGGACTATTTTTAAGGAATTCAAAGTCAATTTAAAAATATTTATCATCTAAGTAGAAAATATTGTTTGTATTTAAGTCATTATGTACTACTCCATTGGTTAACAGTTCATAATCAGGACTATATTTTTTATAAAATTCTTTTATTTCTTCTAATCGTTCCACCGATTGTGCCTCGGAATATCTCCACTCATAAAGTCTTTATAAAAATCTGATTTATTCAAATTCCTTAGATTCATATTAGATAAGAGAATATGCAATTCACCTAAAATTTCTCCAAGGTAGATTAAATCCTCATTTCTTTTGTATGAAAGTTTAATCAAGTCTTCTTTTATTTGAACTGTAAGGATCCTATCTTCAATTACATTAAAAAATTTATTATTGTTATTCTGTAGATATCTAGATGAACTTATCACATTAGACTTTAATAGATTAGACGCTACCTTTATCGATAATTTGATCTGCTCTAATTGTTCAAGTTTCTCGAGCTTGATTATATAAGAACCTTCTTTATTTTCACCCCAAAAAACATTATTTCTAGCTTTATTTTCACCAAAGGGTTTTAATTTTAAGTTTAAATCGTATTCT
It encodes the following:
- a CDS encoding Spo0E family sporulation regulatory protein-aspartic acid phosphatase, giving the protein MGKVEDVEEKMTALKKQMHKLLHKNDFIITKEIIDISQELDEIIYLYHKIKNKIN
- a CDS encoding non-canonical purine NTP pyrophosphatase; the protein is MNKKQIIFVTSNAGKVKSAQRDLKDVEIIQYKAELIEPRNDNIKEISKIKAIQAYKIVRKPCISMDSGFFIEELKGFPRSYVNYALETIGIEGILKLMEGKENRHCKFKECLVYYDGHNMKFFEAETNGLLSNEIRGLENEKNWSKLSYIFEVAEIGKTIAELDDNEREKYLSKKEQSCFKKFINWYFKNENTINLK